One Haliscomenobacter hydrossis DSM 1100 genomic window, CGGTGGAAATATCTAATCTTATTTGTTCCCATAAGTCCTTTTGAAGTTTCTTTTCGCCTCCCGTTGGAAAAGGTATACTTCCCATTCCTCCAAATTTATATTGTAATATTTCGCCTCCATCTTTGCCTTTAGCCCAAAATGTCAAATACAGTTTTCCTTTACCAGGAGTAACCCCTAATGACTTGTAGATATTTATTCCTGGGTTTGAAATCCAATGAATCCCTGCAAAGCCTTGCTTTGCATCTTCTGCTTTATACCCAAGACGAATACAAGTTGAAGTTTGATATGGCGCTGAATTCCAATTCGATTGAAAGTAAATACCATCTCCATTCGGAATTCTCAGGGTAGGCTGCCAAGGGTATTGAAACATTTGGCTGTCATCCCTATAAATATAGAGTTGCTTTGCAGATTGGGAATTTCCTTCAACTACATGGAGTAAATTGAGGAAAGTTATAAAGAGGAAATACTTTTTCATTTTACTTCATATTTTATGTCATCAAGAAAAAGAGTAACCTGCTTTTGGAATTGATTTTGTTGTCCTTCAGCCATTAAGCAAAACCCACCCACTACATTTGACAAATTTTCGTTTGCCAAACTGATGGAATATTGTTTCCATTTATTTGATAGGGTAACTGTATCACTTACAGGAAATGGGATGCTATCACTGCCATTTCCAACCCCGCCAACTCTAAATGTAACCCTTTCTTTTCCTTTTAGCCCTTTAGCCCAAAAAGTAAGAATCACCGATTGGTTATTTTTAACAATCAATTTTCGAGTCAAATTGATTCCTGGTCCATTCCAGCTGTTATTTGCCAGCCAGTAAATACCCCCCCAAGGTTGTGACGATTTTAGAAAGGGAATGGTTATTTTCATTGCCATCTCTCCTGATCGTGGTGTGCTGCAATCACAGGCAGAAAGTTTGATGCCACTTTTGGATGGTCCCATAAATCCGGATGGATAAAAATTACCAAGGCTTATCAAAGTGTTATTTGAGGATACTTCACTCTTTCGCTTTTGTTTTATTACTGAGATTGGTTTACTTGGCCACTCATCATAAATAACAAATAGATTGCTGATTTCTTTTGATTGTTTAGCGAACGCTACATTATTCTTACTTGTATTTTTTGGCCAGTATTGAAGAGCCTGTATTGGTAATAAGACACTATTCAAGTCATGCTTTGCCGTTCTGTTGGAGAAATGATAGCCCCAGGACTGGCCAAGTCCATCAGTACCTTCCATTTTCCATAATTCGTCGAAAGCATCAAAAAACATAAATTCTACGTTGTTTTTGTTCGCAAGACTTAGGAATTCCAACAAGAACTTTCTTTGGTTGGGAAGGGATGGCACTGCCTTACCGATTATTCCCCCCTTTGATGGCCATCCCGTTTCGCCGATAATTAGTCTTTTATTCTCTTTAGGGAATTTTTGTCTGAGGAATTTCTGAACAGAAAGGTAAGTGTCTACTGTAAATTTAGCCGCTCCATTTATGGACCTCCCATTCCAACTGGGATATATGTGGATCAACAAAACATCAAGTTCTTTAATGATATCCCTCATACCGGGTTTGAATCCGGTTATTTGATTTGTAAAATCCCATTCAAAAAGATGCGTATGTGTCTCTGCCGTAGAAATCGGTAGTGTTTTATCTTTTATTTCCTGTTTAACCGTTCGAATATGATTCAATAAATATCTCGTTGCCGCCTCTTTATCCTTTTCATGTCGAAGGTAATATTCATTTCCAACTATAAGGCCATCCAATTGCGGAACTGTATCAGCTAGTGAAATTAGTGCAGCAATTTCTTTTTGATCTTCTTTTTGGACACCATCGATCCAGGCTCCAGCAAACACTTTTAAATTATGTCTCTTTGCTAAGCCAGGAACTACACTATTAACTCCAGTTGCGGCATAAGTTCGGATTGTATTACAACTTTGGGACAACCTGAATAAATCTTCCTGAATTTCTTTGTGTGTTGGAAGATAGATGGTGCCAGGCATTTGGCAATCTCTGAAAGGGCTATAACCAATACCTTTTATCAATGCAGAGGAAGCACTTGGCCGTAATTCAATACTTCTGATTGGCCATACAGCATGTTCTGGGGCGGATATAGAAATACTGAAATTACCCGACTTAGGAACTACCACCGTAGTCAAGATGCTGTCATGGGCGGGTATAAACAGACCGTTCTTTGTCAATTGGCATGCACCTAAATTAAACAATGGCCGATTGTTTATTTTTACCGAAAAAGTGGGATTTTGCTTAGAAAAAACTGCTTTACCATTAAAAGGGAATGATGTTATTTTGAGTGTATAAACAGTTGAAGCGTACTGATTTTTAAGAAAAATATTTGCCTTGAGTTGGCCACCTTTCCAGTTGATTTGAGTACAAGAAGAATCTGCACCTAACAAAAGAGCTAGAGCCATTTTTTTTGAAAAAAGGTTATCACAAAAAGCAGATGAATCTGTGGCAATCATGGTGCCATTTCCTAGCACTTTTAACTTAGCTAGTTCTAACTTGATTACTTTGTCGTTCTTTTTTGGGGCTTCTTTTTTACTGGGCTTAGAATCACATGAACAAATAGCCAGTATTAGAAGGATTATCATTCCTGAAAAGAAGGATAGGTGGTTTTGCTTAGTTCCCATGGTGATGCTCTGTTTTTATGCATTACTTTATTTAGCTTTTGTCACACGTACATTAAACCGAAAAGATTGGATCATCCACTTTCCGTCTCGGTTTTTGGTAAATAGCCATTCACTAATCAAGTCCTTGTCTGGAGCTGGATACTCTCTTATTTCACCAGATTCTAAACTGTATCTCCCTTTACTTCGACTCGTAAAACATATTGACGTTTTAGATGAATGATCTTCACATTGACAGGAAGGTTCAATGTTGTAATTCTGTGGAAGTTCAAAATCGAATTCTTCAAAAAGATCACGGTATCTTTCGTTTGGCGTCCAACTATCTTGTGTTTCCGCATCAATTATTTTTGCATCAGGGCTAAAAATTTGATTAATGAGGTCTAAATCTTCATTCTCCACTGCTTCAGCTTCACTTTTGATGGTTGCAACCAGTTCTCTTTTAAGCCTAGAACCCAAAAAATGGGCTTTATATGTTAGTCCAGTACAATCTTTGGTGAGTGAAATAAAAATGAAAATAATAGTAAATATACTACCGATAGCAACAAGCCATTTTTTAAATCGTCTATATGGTTCTATAATTGAATCAAATTCTGATGATGATAAGTCTAACCAAGAATCAATTAAGGAAAGGATATCAGCACATAATTTTCTATTCTCGGCCATTAAAAATTCGTCTGATAACACCCCCACTAGTCCCTTAAATTTCAAATAATTGTGCTGAAACATTAGCGCACTTATTATTTTATTTTGGTACTTATTAGGTTGGGCACTTTCCCTTAAATATTTTAACGCCTCTTCACTTTGGGCCTGTTCTAAAAGCTTTTTGGCCTCTCCAAGAATTTCAGCTAATTTTATTGCTCCCATTTCTCTATTTATTTTGCGAATTCAATATCATCAAGATAAATCACTGCACCACTTCGGTTGTCATCCTTGGCACTTGCCCAGCCAAAGCCACCAATAACGTGAGATAAATCTCGGTCTTGGAGGTTAATCTCATACTTCTTCCACTCAGTTGCTAGGGTAACCAAACCTGTAGATTTCTTTTTGGCAGAATCAGGGTGTATTCCAGTTATACCTCCCACAAAAAATTCTGCTTTCTCCCCCCCTTTTTTGCCCCTGACCCAAAAAATTAGTTTGGTATAAGCGCGAAGATCCAAGGATATAGGATTGTCTCCCCAGTTTTTTTCAGGATATTGCCAATAAATACCTGCCCAACCTTGACTCCCAAGAGCTGAATAGGAAATTTTCATGCAGAAATCTCCTGAATGGGGCTTATCTTTAGAATCTGCATCAAAAACAATGTCTGTAAGATCTCCCATCCATCCTGAAGGGGTAAACTTGGAAAATACATTAACTGCTGGAAGTGTATCCACCGCAGGAATTTCACCTTTTCTAAACTCGATACTATCCAGGAAAAATGTTGCCCCAGAAGGGTTAAGCTGTTTGGTAATAACCCATGTAAAACCGCCACTTATGTGCGACAGGTCTTTACCTCGCAGATCAATTGTATACCTCTTCCATATGGAATCAAGTCCAATGGCACCAGTAGATGATGGATTTACATTGGTATCGGGATAAGCACCTTTGATTCCTCCTACTTGAAATTCGACCTTTTCTTTTCCCAATTTTCCTCTTGCCCAAAAGCTCAAGTAGGTATATCCGGTCAAATTGGCGGCAAGACCATTCTTAGCCCAATTATCAGGTGGACATTGCCAAACTAAACCAGTCCAGCCTAATTTTCCTTTTGGCTGGTAGGCAATTTTTATACAATCCGATCCCGAAAAGGGCATTTCGCGGGATTGATGATTGATTTCAAAATCATCATAGTCTCCCATTTTTCCTGATGGTGTAAATACTTTTATTACGTTAACAGCCTGACTGGTATCAAAGCTACAAACGGAAACAGGTCCAAATTCAGAATCACCCAAACAGCCGTTGAAAGTCAACAGAATTGGAAGAGACATAACAACACTAAGTCGGAACAGGTGGGTGGAGATTACATTTAGATGGAAGTCAGAGTATTTCTTCATGCTTCTGTATTTAATGATTAATACATAATAATGGCTCTGCTTTTATTGCTGAATAAAGCTTTCGGCAATAAAAACAAAACAAATACTTAGATTTTTTCTATGCTCTTACTTCTAAAAAAGAATTTAACAAAAATAAAAATTTACTACGCAATAAAAAATAGATCTAATGAATTAATTTTCAGTTAATTCTAAAAATAAAAATTTGTCTTTTGGTCTTATCTCAAAATATTCAGGCAGCACCTTAAGTAAAACATTTTAAAACAATTTATTTACCAGAAACGAAACATACCCTCATAGCCTTAACTAACTTCTCGATTTGAGCAGCACATTGACGCCATTGAGCACATTGACGCCATTGAGTACATTGACTCTATTGGACACATTGACGCCATTGGACACATTGACGCCATTGGACACATTGACGCCATTGGACACATTGACGCCATTGGACACATTGACGCCATTGGACACATTGACGCCATTGGACACATTGACGCCATTGGACACATTGACGCCATTGGACACATTGACGCCATTGGACACATTGACGCCATTGGACACATTGACGCCATTGAACACATTGATACCATTGGACACATTGACGCCATTGGACACATTGACGCCAT contains:
- a CDS encoding glycosyl hydrolase family 17 protein; the protein is MGTKQNHLSFFSGMIILLILAICSCDSKPSKKEAPKKNDKVIKLELAKLKVLGNGTMIATDSSAFCDNLFSKKMALALLLGADSSCTQINWKGGQLKANIFLKNQYASTVYTLKITSFPFNGKAVFSKQNPTFSVKINNRPLFNLGACQLTKNGLFIPAHDSILTTVVVPKSGNFSISISAPEHAVWPIRSIELRPSASSALIKGIGYSPFRDCQMPGTIYLPTHKEIQEDLFRLSQSCNTIRTYAATGVNSVVPGLAKRHNLKVFAGAWIDGVQKEDQKEIAALISLADTVPQLDGLIVGNEYYLRHEKDKEAATRYLLNHIRTVKQEIKDKTLPISTAETHTHLFEWDFTNQITGFKPGMRDIIKELDVLLIHIYPSWNGRSINGAAKFTVDTYLSVQKFLRQKFPKENKRLIIGETGWPSKGGIIGKAVPSLPNQRKFLLEFLSLANKNNVEFMFFDAFDELWKMEGTDGLGQSWGYHFSNRTAKHDLNSVLLPIQALQYWPKNTSKNNVAFAKQSKEISNLFVIYDEWPSKPISVIKQKRKSEVSSNNTLISLGNFYPSGFMGPSKSGIKLSACDCSTPRSGEMAMKITIPFLKSSQPWGGIYWLANNSWNGPGINLTRKLIVKNNQSVILTFWAKGLKGKERVTFRVGGVGNGSDSIPFPVSDTVTLSNKWKQYSISLANENLSNVVGGFCLMAEGQQNQFQKQVTLFLDDIKYEVK